The genomic stretch TCTGGAGCCTTTTTGTTGAGTGTGCTGATATTTACGCTATGGATTTCTCTCCTCAGCTGCAGCTGCCAAATACAAAATACCCAACATCCAGTGGATGGAGTGCAGAGACTTCACTGTAGGAAAAGGGCTGCTGCAGATCGAGGAATATATGAGAGTAAGGTATCTTTAGCTATCAATTGGTATAATTAGGACAAAAACGGAGTCCGGATGTACACaaatgacaccgagtccttgatggagtacttcctcattcttccacacactgctggaaggttttgtggtgtcgtaaattagttaaattagcctccctgaataaagcggtacctaaatttcctactcgacagatgcaactgtctttcgggctgcatagttcaacagcaagctagactattaatggtcgggagcttactccaacctaggcttgccttgaactcatgacctctcggtcagtagtgatttattacagctggctactaaccagctgcgccccAGCCTGGTCCTAATGTTTGCTTCTCATGGACTTGGCACAGGGATTtggttaacccagtggttcccaaacttatttggactgccgccccctttccagaaaaaatatgactcagcaccccctggaatggaggtgtggcttagaggggtgggcgtggctcctgctcaagagggcggggctgagcctctccccagtccaagacgggagggggagggggaggtgggcggggccacaaatgggcggccaggactgggatgggcggagttacgagctctgaggcagggctgagcttctatccctgtcctggatgcagggggcggggctagaggagaggGTGGGGCCTCTAGACCCCACGTCCGTGTTCTAACAattgcctcaggggaggtatacagaggctcttgggaagaggccccgcctctagccccgccttttagtcctctcctctcaggagagttatagaggctcagccctgtctcaggctcttggaaggaggccccgccccctgtgtcccaacaagcgcctcaggagaggtatagactctcagccctgtctcgggctcttgggaagaagccacacccactcctctagccccgccctttagtcctaaaaggcctctcaggagagatatagaggctcagccctatctcaggctcttggaaggaggccccacccccttccctagctccgccctgtgtcccaacaagtgcctcaggagaggtatagactCTCAGCCCTGTCATgggttcttgggaagaagccacacccactcctctagccccaccctttagtcctaaaaggcctatcaggagaagtatagaggctcagccctgtctcgtgctcttaggaggaggccccgcccccttccctagctccgccctgtgtctcaacaagcgcctcaggagaggtatagatgctcagccctgtctcagattcttgggaagaagccacgcccactcctctagccccgccctttagtcctaaaaggcctctcaggggagatatagaggctcagccctatctcaggttcttggaaggaggccccgcccccttccctagccccgccctctgtgtcccaacaagagcctcaggagaggtatagatgctcagccctgtctcgggctcttgggaagaagccacgcccactctagccctgccctttagtcctaaaaggcctctcaggggagatatagaggctcagccctatctcaggctcttggaaggaggccccgcccccttccctagctccgccctctgtgtcctaacaaggggaggtatagatgctcagccctgtctcaggctcttgggaagaagccacgcccactcctctagccccgccctttagtcctaaaaggcctctcaggggagatatagaggctcagccctatctcaggttcttggaaggaggccccgcccccttccctagccccgccctctgtgtcccaacaagagcctcaggagaggtatagatgctcagccctgtctcgggctcttgggaagaagccacgcccactctagccctgccctttagtcctaaaaggcctctcaggggagatatagaggctcagccctatctcaggctcttggaaggaggccccgcccccttccctagctccgccctctgtgtcctaacaaggggaggtatagatgctcagccctgtctcaggctcttgggaagaagccacgcccactcctctagccccgccctttagtcctaaaaggcctctcaggggagatatagaggctcagccctatctcaggttcttggaaggaggccccgcccccttccctagccccgccctctgtgtcccaacaagagcctcaggagaggtatagatgctcagccctgtctcgggctcttgggaagaagccacgcccactctagccctgccctttagtcctaaaaggcctctcaggggagatatagaggctcagccctatctcaggctcttggaaggaggccccgcccccttccctagctccgccctctgtgtcctaacaaggggaggtatagatgctcagccctgtctcaggctcttgggaagaagccacgcccactcctctagccccgccctttagtcctaaaaggcctctcaggggagatatagaggctcagccctatctcaggctcttggaaggaggccccgcccccttccctagctccgccctctgtgtcctaacaaggggaggtatagatgctcagccctgtctcaggctcttgggaagaagccacgcccactcctctagccccgccctttagtcctaaaaggcctcttaggggagatgtagaggctcagccctgtctccggcacttggttTCTTCACTCCACAGACGTGGGAGCTCCACGAAAGCTGGCTGCACTGGATCAACTACCTCAGCGAGGAAGAGCTCGAGTACAGCACGCGGTACCACTACCGGGTGCGGTGGAGCATCCCCACGTGCCGCAAGCCCATCCCGCGAGCCACGGcctgcgtcttcttcatcctcgAGATTTCCAAAGTCAGGCCTGATGTAAGTGTTCCGCTTCCCAGAGTCACATCCCTTTCGTTCTTTACGGCACAGCATTTAACGACGTCTTCTTTTCCATTTGCAACAGACTTTGCCCATCGAAGTATACTTTGTGGTGGAGACAAACAAGCTCATTCACAGGTATGTTCACaggtattgtgggagttgggagtccaaaacacctggagggtcgaagtttgacCATGCCAGCGTTAGACGGCCAGCTCTCTCTATCTCTCAGTGCCGATATCTGAATATTTCGAATTCCAAATTCCAGTTCTGAATATTTCAAATTCCATGaaatacttaccgtatatacttgagtataagctgacccgaatataagccgaggctccTAATATTaccgcaaaaaaactgggaaaacattgactccagtataagctgagataccaataaaattaccgtatatacttgagtataagccgacccgaatataagccgaggcacctaattttaccacaaaaaaactgggaaaacattgactccagtataagccgagaatggtaaatttcagaaataaaaatagataccaataaaattacatgaattgaggcattggtaggttcaatgtttttgaatatttacagaaagctcaaatttaagataagactgtccaactctaatcaaatcattattctcatcttcttcaatgtaaatgggcttatgtatcctttttaataataa from Anolis carolinensis isolate JA03-04 unplaced genomic scaffold, rAnoCar3.1.pri scaffold_12, whole genome shotgun sequence encodes the following:
- the akap14 gene encoding A-kinase anchor protein 14 isoform X2, coding for MDLDNEDQDVEDTNEELEALKEEALLLVDKVIKGATDTVRDLKKKEEAAAAKYKIPNIQWMECRDFTVGKGLLQIEEYMRVRRGSSTKAGCTGSTTSARKSSSTARGTTTGCGGASPRAASPSREPRPASSSSSRFPKSGLILCPSKYTLWWRQTSSFTGR
- the akap14 gene encoding A-kinase anchor protein 14 isoform X1, which produces MDLDNEDQDVEDTNEELEALKEEALLLVDKVIKGATDTVRDLKKKEEAAAAKYKIPNIQWMECRDFTVGKGLLQIEEYMRTWELHESWLHWINYLSEEELEYSTRYHYRVRWSIPTCRKPIPRATACVFFILEISKVRPDTLPIEVYFVVETNKLIHRPVESRFKEKWLKDVIESKTCLMEMINF